One Amycolatopsis sp. NBC_00355 genomic window carries:
- a CDS encoding RGCVC family protein has protein sequence MSATGPQCPNCPHSLDAHDAIARRYCAATEAGQGVDRGCVCGTAQDHQKKQSTGQGSR, from the coding sequence GTGTCCGCCACAGGTCCGCAGTGCCCCAACTGCCCGCACTCCCTCGACGCGCACGACGCCATCGCGCGCCGCTACTGCGCAGCCACCGAGGCCGGCCAGGGGGTCGACCGCGGCTGCGTCTGCGGTACCGCACAGGACCACCAGAAAAAACAGAGCACCGGACAAGGATCACGATGA
- a CDS encoding DUF6307 family protein: MTASTSYHSRYDLRVERVKNIVMEDTKLNDTKALALAVRMVHELDTVPEPVR; encoded by the coding sequence ATGACCGCGTCGACCTCCTACCACAGCCGCTACGACCTGCGCGTCGAGCGCGTCAAGAACATCGTCATGGAAGACACGAAGCTCAACGACACCAAGGCACTGGCGCTGGCCGTGCGGATGGTGCACGAGCTCGACACGGTGCCCGAGCCCGTCCGCTGA
- a CDS encoding RNA polymerase subunit sigma-70, with protein MNETEFADLTELHRSELRVHCYRLLGSVDEAEDLVQEMFLRGWRARDQYAGRASLRAWLYKIATNACLDFLGRTSHVVPFVDLPPASSSHLAPRPAAAVPWLQPCPDDLLDAVVARETVELAFLAAVQYLSPRQRAVLILRDVAGWTAKETATTLETTPASVNSSLQRARAELKEQLPSRRTEWRVESSGDERAVVSRYIAAITAGDDQAIAAVLRDDVRCSHQPGAGGHVGTTPTWYGGLATVLEGWAPVLRGPDSMELRMRFVRANGGPAVATYLRHDGAFHAFGLNTLLIVDGAVAEVTTFVPSVFEAFGLPAVLPD; from the coding sequence ATGAACGAAACCGAGTTCGCGGACCTGACCGAGCTACACCGGAGTGAGCTTCGGGTGCACTGCTACCGGCTGCTGGGGTCGGTCGACGAGGCCGAAGACCTGGTCCAGGAGATGTTCTTGCGGGGGTGGCGCGCCCGTGACCAGTACGCGGGGCGGGCGAGCCTGCGCGCGTGGCTGTACAAGATCGCCACGAACGCGTGCCTCGACTTCCTCGGTCGCACGTCGCACGTTGTGCCCTTCGTCGATCTGCCGCCGGCTTCGAGTTCACATCTGGCGCCCCGGCCCGCGGCGGCGGTCCCGTGGCTCCAGCCCTGCCCGGATGACCTTCTCGACGCGGTTGTCGCGCGCGAGACGGTCGAGCTGGCGTTCCTCGCGGCCGTCCAGTACCTCTCGCCGCGGCAACGCGCGGTGCTGATCCTTCGCGACGTCGCCGGTTGGACGGCGAAGGAGACCGCGACGACGTTGGAGACAACCCCGGCTTCGGTGAACAGTTCGCTTCAGCGGGCGCGCGCCGAGCTGAAAGAGCAGCTGCCTTCGCGGCGCACGGAGTGGCGCGTCGAGTCGAGCGGTGACGAACGCGCGGTCGTCTCGCGGTACATCGCGGCGATCACGGCCGGGGACGACCAGGCCATCGCGGCGGTCCTGCGTGACGACGTCCGCTGCAGCCACCAGCCGGGCGCCGGCGGCCACGTCGGCACCACTCCGACGTGGTACGGCGGGCTCGCGACGGTCCTCGAAGGCTGGGCTCCGGTGCTGCGCGGGCCGGACTCGATGGAGCTGCGGATGCGGTTCGTGCGGGCCAACGGTGGCCCCGCCGTCGCGACGTACCTCCGCCACGACGGCGCGTTTCACGCGTTCGGCCTGAACACGCTCCTCATCGTGGACGGTGCGGTCGCCGAAGTGACCACGTTCGTCCCGAGCGTGTTCGAGGCGTTCGGCCTGCCGGCCGTGCTGCCGGACTGA
- the lysA gene encoding diaminopimelate decarboxylase: protein MTLSELLPSLGCEAADHLEPGLWPRSTRLGEDGELLLAGAKVSHLAARFGTPSYLIDEQQIRDTAREYRRALPDVEVAYASKALCTRSVLRWVAEEGLSLDTCSAGEIAVARSVGFPAQRMLLHGNAKTPEDLKAALEYGVRRIVVDSLDEIEQLGALAHGAQQVMIRVTPGVAAGAHAAISTGTEGQKFGFSLLDGVPDNVDAAVKAVLAQPGLRLVGLHCHIGSQVSRVDRYEAAARRMAEVLVRIRDVHGVTLRELDLGGGHAVPYAGGDPAFDLGGYSRRLRVALGYECTAHGFPLPRLTIEPGRAIVGPAGITVYRVCAVKRGSRTFVAVDGGMSDNARPSLYGARYTTRLVGRRSREKRTPMTVVGRHCESGDVLADGILLPGDLRAGDLLAVPCTGAYHHSLASNYNQVGRPPLVGVKDGVATLLVRRETEEDLSRRDLG from the coding sequence GTGACGCTCAGCGAGCTTCTTCCCAGCCTCGGCTGCGAAGCCGCCGATCACCTCGAGCCAGGACTCTGGCCGCGAAGCACCCGACTCGGCGAAGACGGCGAGCTGCTCCTCGCCGGCGCGAAGGTCAGCCACCTCGCCGCCCGCTTCGGCACGCCGTCCTACCTCATCGACGAGCAGCAGATCCGCGACACCGCGCGCGAATACCGGCGCGCCTTGCCGGACGTCGAAGTCGCGTACGCGAGCAAGGCGCTGTGTACGCGGTCCGTGCTGCGCTGGGTCGCCGAAGAGGGGTTGTCGCTCGACACGTGCTCCGCGGGCGAGATCGCCGTCGCGCGCTCTGTCGGCTTCCCGGCACAACGCATGTTGCTGCACGGCAACGCGAAGACACCCGAAGACCTGAAGGCCGCGCTGGAGTACGGCGTCCGCCGGATCGTCGTCGACTCGCTCGACGAGATCGAGCAGCTCGGCGCCCTCGCCCACGGCGCGCAGCAGGTGATGATCCGCGTGACGCCGGGTGTCGCGGCCGGCGCGCACGCGGCGATCAGCACCGGCACCGAGGGCCAGAAGTTCGGCTTCTCGCTGCTCGACGGCGTCCCGGACAACGTCGACGCGGCCGTGAAAGCCGTCCTCGCCCAGCCCGGGCTGCGGCTCGTCGGCCTGCACTGCCACATCGGCTCGCAGGTCTCCCGCGTCGACCGGTACGAGGCCGCCGCGCGGCGGATGGCCGAGGTGCTCGTCCGGATCCGTGACGTCCACGGCGTCACGCTGCGGGAACTGGACCTCGGCGGCGGGCACGCGGTCCCGTACGCCGGCGGCGATCCCGCGTTCGACCTCGGCGGTTACTCGCGACGCCTGCGCGTGGCGCTCGGCTACGAATGCACGGCGCACGGCTTTCCGTTGCCCCGCTTGACGATCGAGCCGGGCCGGGCGATCGTCGGGCCGGCCGGGATCACGGTGTACCGCGTGTGCGCGGTCAAGCGTGGCAGCCGCACGTTCGTCGCGGTCGACGGCGGGATGAGCGACAACGCGCGGCCGTCCCTCTACGGCGCGCGCTACACGACGCGCCTGGTCGGCCGGCGGTCGCGGGAAAAGCGGACGCCGATGACGGTCGTCGGCCGGCACTGCGAATCCGGGGACGTCCTCGCCGACGGCATCCTGCTGCCCGGCGACCTGCGCGCCGGTGACCTGCTGGCCGTGCCGTGCACCGGCGCCTACCACCACTCGCTGGCGTCGAACTACAACCAGGTCGGCCGCCCGCCGCTGGTCGGCGTGAAGGACGGCGTCGCGACGCTCCTGGTGCGCCGTGAGACCGAGGAAGACCTCAGCCGGCGGGATCTCGGGTAA
- a CDS encoding Lrp/AsnC family transcriptional regulator, with translation MGEESRARGLDNTDRSLIALLQQDGRASFTALAKAVGLSEGAVRQRVQRLLRDDLMQIVAVTDPANVDLTRQAMVGISVDGADPRAVADKLSELPHVHYVVLCAGRYDLLAELVCRDDDHMLEVLGEEIRQIPGVSGTELFVYLKLAKQNYAWGRLTA, from the coding sequence ATGGGTGAAGAATCACGTGCGCGAGGACTGGACAATACGGACAGATCGCTGATCGCTCTGCTTCAGCAGGACGGCCGGGCCTCGTTCACCGCGCTCGCCAAAGCGGTCGGACTTTCGGAGGGTGCCGTCCGCCAGCGGGTGCAGCGGCTGCTGCGCGACGACCTGATGCAGATCGTCGCGGTGACGGACCCGGCCAACGTCGATCTGACGCGGCAGGCGATGGTCGGGATCAGCGTCGACGGCGCGGATCCCCGTGCGGTGGCGGACAAGCTGTCCGAACTGCCGCACGTCCACTACGTCGTGCTGTGCGCCGGGCGCTACGACCTGCTCGCGGAACTGGTCTGCCGGGACGACGACCACATGCTCGAAGTGCTCGGTGAGGAGATCCGGCAGATCCCGGGCGTCTCCGGCACCGAGTTGTTCGTGTACTTGAAGCTGGCCAA